The DNA region TCCGCACCTCTTGCCAATTCTGTCCAGGCTTGCTGCACCAACCTCGGCCACAGCAGCAAGAAAAATCCCATCCAGATCAGAATCGGCAGCGCAACCAAAGCCGTGAACCAGAGGCGATGCCCTAACCACCAACTGCCTGCGATCAACCCATTTCCAGTGAGCAGAATTGACCAGGGTTGGCACCACCAGGGTTTATAGTTCCAGGGATTGATGGATTGGTGATTAGACATCAATTGCTACTCCGGAGGGATTACAGCCTATGAGCTAAAACGCTGATGATTCAATTCGTCGAGACATTCGCTTTTTACCACGATACGCCTACAATAAAGCTAAAGTAAGTACATATACACAGACGGATAAACTTATGGCTAGTGGCGAATCTCAGGTGCAGGGTTCTCTGTCAGAGCGGGAACTGCAGGTGATTGAACTGGTGGCCGCTGGCTTAACGAACCAGGAAATTGCCGAAAAACTGGAAATTAGCAAGCGTACGGTTGATAATCACATCAGCAACATTCTGACCAAAACGGAGACTGAAAATCGGGTAGCTCTGGTTCGTTGGGCACTTCAGTGGGGCAAAGTTTGTATTGACAATGTTAACTGTTGTCCCTTACCAGAACCCAGCAATGGAAATGGCAGTATGCCTGCATCTTAAACCAAGTTCAGCGAGAGAACGATCGTTTCCCGATCAGAGAAACTCCAGTTCTGGACTTGAACCCAGTTCTGGACTTGGACAAGGTTTAATTTTCAGGTAGAAAACGGCAGAAGATAGAGGTCAGAAAGCCGAAGGGAAAGCCCATGAAGTATTCTATTCGCTGCGCTAGCTTACCGCTGGCGATTTATCGTGAAGTTGCGGCCCATCTCCAGCAGGTAGAAGGGGTACAGGTCGAATTAGTACCACAGCAATCTCAGCAGTTTGACTATCAATTGAGTCAAATCGATCGCCTCCAAATCCACTATCCTCAAAACGTTTCCACCGCTGTTCAGCAACGAGTGGAACAGATTTTGGCGTACTATAGCGATCGCTACGGCCACTGGGAAACGGTGGATGATGCAACGGCTATCCGCTAATTTTCGGTTCTCGCTGGGTAGTTAACGTTGTCAATTTTGGCAGTCTTTCAGCTTTGGCAAGATTACAGTTATGGGTTTGATTCAAGCACTGCGTGGAACACGGGATATTCTGCCCGATGAAATTCGCTACTGGCAACAGGTAGAATCTGTCGTCCGCGTGATTTTCGATCGCGCCACCTATCAGGAAGTTCGTACCCCCATTTTTGAGCAAACCGCCTTGTTTGAGCGGAGCATTGGAGAAGCCACAGATATTGTGGGTAAGGAAATGTATACCTTTAAGGATCGGGGCGATCGCTCGATTACCCTGCGTCCAGAAGGTACGGCAGGCGTAGTGCGAGCCTTTATTGAACACAGTCTGGCAGCCCAGGGAAGTGTACAACGGCTCTGGTATGGTGGCCCCATGTTTCGTTACGAACGGCCCCAGGCAGGACGCTATCGCCAGTTTCATCAGATTGGGGTCGAGGTGTTGGGCAGTCCATCTCCCCGCGCCGATGTGGAAGTGATTGCTCTCTTGAATGATATTCTGCAAAACCTGGGCTTCAAAACCCTGGAACTGAACCTGAATTCAATCGGTACGTTGAGCGATCGCCAGCAGTATCGGGAAGCGTTAATTTCTTATCTCACTCCTTACAAGCAGGAATTGGATGCAGACTCTCAGGATCGCCTGACTCGGAACCCCTTGAGAATTCTGGATAGTAAAGACGAGCGCACCCAGGTCATTCTTAAAGAAGCTCCCGACATTCTGGAGCACCTCAGTCCCGATTCTCAGGCCCGGTTTGATCAGGTACAGCAGTTATTGAGTGATCTGGGAATCTCCTACGTCATCAATACTCGCCTGGTACGGGGTCTGGACTACTATACCCACACTGTGTTTGAAATTATGTCAGCCGATCTGGGGGCACAGGCAACAGTCGGAGCTGGAGGACGCTACGATGGCCTGGTGAGTGAACTGGGCGGCCCTGATACTCCGGCGGTGGGATGGGCGATCGGCCTTGAACGATTGATTCTGTTACTGCAACAACTGCAAGCTTTACCGCACCCGACCATTGACTTTTATCTGGTTTCCAGAGGATCACGAGCAGAAGCCCAGTCTCTAGTTATCGCTCAAACTCTGCGTCAACAGGGCTTTACCGTTGAAATGGATTTGAGCGGTAGTGCGTTTGGCAAACAATTTAAGCGAGCCGATCGCAGTGGAGCCGCCGCCTGTTTAATTCTGGGAGATGAGGAGGCCGCATCCCAAACAGTACAACTCAAGTGGTTGACGACTGGAGAACAGGAAGCGATCGCCCAAACCGATCTACCGTCCGTGGCTAATAAACTGCGAGATCAAATTCAGCGCTTGAGAGCGAACCATTAACTTTTCTAACGGTCTGAATCCTCCAGGCACAGAGCACACCCTCCTGGCCTTAGAATTATCTCAATTCTTTTGTACCGCTCTATAAATTAAGGAAATTCAGAATGTCTGATCTGATCAAACCTTATAATGACGATCCGTTCACCGGGAATCTGTCTACTCCGATCAGCGATTCCGGCTTTACCAGAGCATTCATCAGCAATCTGCCTGCTTACCGCAAAGGGCTTTCTCCTCTGTTACGCGGGTTAGAAGTTGGTTTGGCCCACGGATACTTCATCATTGGTCCCTGGGTGAAACTGGGTCCCCTGCGTGATTCAGAACATGCGGCTCTGGGTGGATTAATTTCTGGTATTGCGCTCATTTTGATTGCAACAGCCTGCCTTTCTGCCTACGGTCTGGTTCGGTTCTCCGATGAAAAGAGCACGGCAGCCGCTCAAGCCCAGGCCGCTTCTGGTCCTGTAGGGGTCAGTAGCTCCCTGGAAACCGAAGAAGGCTGGAGCCAGTTTGCAGGCGGCTTCTTTATTGGGGCAACGGGCGGTGCATTCACAGCCTATCTGCTACTGGTCAACTTTGGAGTTGTTGATTCCATTTTCCGTGGATTGGTCAACTAATCTCTCTTAATGCTCCTAATTCAGTCTCTGCTAAAGAAGGAGTCGCAAGGCTCCTTTTTTAGTGGCTTCATAATAGACCAACCCCGATCGCTTAACAGCGATCGGGGTTGGTCTTCAGAATCGTGAATTCAATAAGCCAGAATTCTTATTTAGGATAGGTTAGCGCAGCGTAACGCATCATTCCTAAGCTTTGATGCATTACGACTAACGCTTAATACATCCTAGAAGAAATGAAACAACCTTAGCGAATGTACTCTTTGAGGACGCTATTCCGATTGGGATGGCGTAACTTCCGCAGAGCTTTCGCTTCAATCTGACGGATGCGCTCACGAGTCACGTTGAAAATTTGACCGATTTCTTCCAGCGTTTTCATGCGCCCATCATCCAGACCATAGCGCAGGCGCAGAACATCGCGTTCACGAGGGCTGAGCGTATCCAGCACATTTTCCAGATCTTCCCGTAGCAGGTTCTTGGCCACCTGATCTTCCGGCATCTCGCCATCGGATTCAATAAAGTCGCCCAAACGAGAATCCTCTTCTTTCCCGATCGGCGTTTCCAGCGAAATCGGTAGTTGAGCCGACTTGGCAATAAACCGCAACTTTTCGATCGTCATTTCCATGCGAGTAGCGATTTCTTCTTCCGTCGGTTTGCGTCCCATTTCTTGAGACAGCAGCTTGGTGGTTTTCTTGATTCTGGAAATGGTTTCGTAGAGGTGAACCGGAAGCCGGATGGTACGGGATTGATCCGCGATCGCCCGCGTGATCGCCTGCCGAATCCACCAGGTCGCGTAGGTAGAGAATTTGTACCCTTTTTCGTGGTCAAACTTCTCAGCCGCCCGAATCAGCCCCAGACTTCCCTCTTGAATCAAATCCTGGAAGGATAGTCCCCGGTTCATATACTTCTTAGCAATCGATACCACCAACCGCAAGTTGGATTGCACCATCTTATCCTTCGCCCGTCTGCCCAAGTGCAGGCGATGACGAAAAGCAGGCAGAGGCATATTGACCGCATTGGCCCACTCGTTATCTTGAGGAGTACGCTCTAACTGCTCCTGCAGCCCTTCCCGGATCCGTTCCAGTTCCAACAGATCGGCAATCTTACGAGCCAGTTCAATTTCCTCATCTGCACGCAGCAGCCTGATTCGCCCAATTTCTTGCAGGTACAAGCGAATTGAGTCTTCGGTGTAATGCTTCTTCTTCGCCTGTGTCCGACGGCGGCTTGTCCGGCCTTTACCGGCTTTACCATCGTCATCTTCTACAGAACTCTCTCCTAAGACATCATCCTGATCGTCATCCTCGTCTCCAATGAGAAAATCCAACTCATTATCGGGTAGATCGTCGGAAGCGTTACTTAGCAACTCAAGTTCGAGTACGTCATTGGCCTGGGTCATGCCGCGTTCCTCATGCTCCTTAACTAACAAACTGGGAATTGGATTAAATGTTGCATACCAACGCTACCGGCAGCATACAAAGCGGGCAATGCTCAAAGCAGGTAGCTATGCTTCTGCTTGCCAGATCGTAGGGCTTACTCTCTAGTCCATAGCAGATAGCGCTTTAGGTAATAAAGATTGTGACAACGAATCATAGGGGCAGAATTCGTTTGAACCATCCGATTGTAGCTTTTCTCACAAATGTTATCCGCTTTTCATTCGGCTTTGCCATAGTTTTAAACCTTGTCCAAGCCCAGGACCGTAGTTTCTCTGAGCGGAAAACGACCGTTCTCTAGCTGGACTTGGTTTAGCAAGCGATTTATGACTTTCCATAACTGCATCGTTAATTTATCCCGATTAGCTTTTTAGCCAGAGCTAAAAGAAACTTTGGCCACTTGTGCAAGAGCGTATCGAGCTTTTAATTACCCTAGGCTTAAGCACAATGGCTGACTTGAGAACCGGGAAGCAAGAAAGCTTGCTAGCCGCATGAGTTAACCAGGAAAGTCACCTCTTTGCATACGTTAACTCAAATCTTACGAATTGAGGCCACTTCAGTATTAAGTTAAATCGCAAATCCACCGTAAGCGAGTTTTTGCCGATAAAAATCTCAGGGATTGCTGAAAAGCTTCAGCCATCTCTTGGTATTTCATTTTCTCTTTCTTATGAAATTCCTCTTTTCTATAAATAGGGATGATAAGTGGTGAATCAGGTTCTTTTAGCCTCACCGCTAATGGAAGTTCTTGTGTTTACCATCCTTTGATGACTCCTGGGGCAGCGAGTGAAGTAACCTTGATAGGCTTGATCGCCCTCCCCTCCATCCCCCTCTCCCCACCTCCTTCGATAGAATAAAGGACTGATACTATTGCTCGATTTTTCATGGTCACACTATCGCCTGCGCT from Leptodesmis sichuanensis A121 includes:
- a CDS encoding DUF6737 family protein, with the protein product MSNHQSINPWNYKPWWCQPWSILLTGNGLIAGSWWLGHRLWFTALVALPILIWMGFFLLLWPRLVQQAWTELARGAEQEMGE
- the pedR gene encoding photosynthetic electron transport-dependent transcriptional regulator PedR, which produces MASGESQVQGSLSERELQVIELVAAGLTNQEIAEKLEISKRTVDNHISNILTKTETENRVALVRWALQWGKVCIDNVNCCPLPEPSNGNGSMPAS
- the hisS gene encoding histidine--tRNA ligase, whose translation is MGLIQALRGTRDILPDEIRYWQQVESVVRVIFDRATYQEVRTPIFEQTALFERSIGEATDIVGKEMYTFKDRGDRSITLRPEGTAGVVRAFIEHSLAAQGSVQRLWYGGPMFRYERPQAGRYRQFHQIGVEVLGSPSPRADVEVIALLNDILQNLGFKTLELNLNSIGTLSDRQQYREALISYLTPYKQELDADSQDRLTRNPLRILDSKDERTQVILKEAPDILEHLSPDSQARFDQVQQLLSDLGISYVINTRLVRGLDYYTHTVFEIMSADLGAQATVGAGGRYDGLVSELGGPDTPAVGWAIGLERLILLLQQLQALPHPTIDFYLVSRGSRAEAQSLVIAQTLRQQGFTVEMDLSGSAFGKQFKRADRSGAAACLILGDEEAASQTVQLKWLTTGEQEAIAQTDLPSVANKLRDQIQRLRANH
- a CDS encoding photosystem I reaction center protein subunit XI, with product MSDLIKPYNDDPFTGNLSTPISDSGFTRAFISNLPAYRKGLSPLLRGLEVGLAHGYFIIGPWVKLGPLRDSEHAALGGLISGIALILIATACLSAYGLVRFSDEKSTAAAQAQAASGPVGVSSSLETEEGWSQFAGGFFIGATGGAFTAYLLLVNFGVVDSIFRGLVN
- the rpoD gene encoding RNA polymerase sigma factor RpoD — translated: MLVKEHEERGMTQANDVLELELLSNASDDLPDNELDFLIGDEDDDQDDVLGESSVEDDDGKAGKGRTSRRRTQAKKKHYTEDSIRLYLQEIGRIRLLRADEEIELARKIADLLELERIREGLQEQLERTPQDNEWANAVNMPLPAFRHRLHLGRRAKDKMVQSNLRLVVSIAKKYMNRGLSFQDLIQEGSLGLIRAAEKFDHEKGYKFSTYATWWIRQAITRAIADQSRTIRLPVHLYETISRIKKTTKLLSQEMGRKPTEEEIATRMEMTIEKLRFIAKSAQLPISLETPIGKEEDSRLGDFIESDGEMPEDQVAKNLLREDLENVLDTLSPRERDVLRLRYGLDDGRMKTLEEIGQIFNVTRERIRQIEAKALRKLRHPNRNSVLKEYIR